A stretch of DNA from Desulfurella amilsii:
GTTCTTGAGTTAATGGTTGGGGTTTTGGATTTTCTTTATTTGCTTGTTGTGCGGAATATTTGTTAAAAACTACCGTAATCGTGTTATTATTTCTATCAATTTGATATTGAGCGCTTTTTTTAATATTAAAAACTACCCTCAAGCCAATATTTCTGTCTTTGTGTAACGCTAGCTTGATTAAATTTACAGCATCAGAATCTTTTGCAAGGATAAAGGAAGGTATATCTGGGTTATAAGACTTTATGCCAAGGATATCTATAGCTACAACCTTTGAGTTATCTTTATCCAGCGTAAATGTCCTATAAAACATATAGCCATTGCCTTTAATAATGCATTTATTATTCTCAAAAGTAAGTGACTCAACATTTGTTGCTCTTTGAAGGGCATAAGAATAATTTATAGCAATTAAAAACAAAATAATACTGAAAAAATATTTTTTCATGGCTTAACCTCATTAGAAAGGATTTTATTAGGTGTATTCAGCATGTTTTTGCTTGTGTCAGTCGAGTTTTTTGATTGAGCAACAATGTTGTTTGGGTTTTTTAGTGAAATTTCTTTTATGCCGCCTGGCGTTTTTAGTAAGACTTTATTTGGCATTATTTTTAGCACCTGAGTTTGGCCTATTTTAGAACCTTGCTTTACCACATACACGATACCATTATTGTCTTCAAGTAAAGCACCTTCTAAGCCACCCCAAATCACCATTTTAAGCGTAAAATCTGAACCTGGAGATACAGAAAACTTATTAGATGGCTTTGAAGGTACACTTTGCGTTTTAACAAGTGGAGCAAAAGGGTCTCTTTGAACATTAAAGGCAAACACATTCGACACCATAATGCTAAGAAAAATGATCACTACGCTTAGTTTTTTCATTTTGCTTTCCCATTTTTTGTGTTTTGATCAGGGTTTTTTAGTGAATAAGTCTCTGCTTTAAAATCAACGTTTAAAACATTGCTATTGGCATTGCTTGAAGGACTGATTGAAAAATCTGTTACTTTAACTAGTCTTAGCATGTTGCTTAATACTTCAAATGTATTACCAATTTGGTTATACGTACCTGTTATGCTAATCTGTAGGGGTGTAGTTGTATAAGTGGCATTCTGGTTTTGAGTGCTAATAGATTGTGGCGAAAACTTATTCATTGAAACACCAACCTTTGTTATTGTAGAATGAATATCTACAAGTAGTTTTGGGATCGCTTCTTTTCCAGGCAACATTTCTTTATACCTTTGTAGTTTTTTACTTATATCGGCATATTTTTTCATCTCTAAAGGAAGTTTTTTCTCAAACTCGCTGAGTTGTGTAATTTCCGAATTAAGCTGTTTTGCTTTAGAATATAAACCTTGAAAATAGCTAAAATACCAAATGAGAGCCAAACCGATCACAATAACTACAGCTATAATGATCTTTTGGGATTGTGGTATATCGCTAAACTGACTGGAAAGTTGGCTTTTGCCAATTAATTTATTTTGCGCCATAATTACCTCGTAAGGCGCAAATAAGTGAAAATTGATAAATATTTTGCTGTGAAACGTTTGTCTTTGTCACACCCTGGTTAAACCGTACTTCGTTTATAATTTTTTCTTTCAAAAGGTTGTTCATAAATAATGAAATAGAGTCAATATCTAAGCTTGATGCAGTAATATTTAGTGTATTCCCTTGTTTTTCCACTCTGCTTAACCACACATTGTTTGGCAGTGCGCTTGACAAAGCATATAAAATTTCAACTGGAAGGTTTTTGCCAGTTTCAAGCTTTGATATTGTATTAACAAGCTGACGGGCCTTTGCCTCATCATTTTGAATAACCCTTATTTTGTTAGACAAATTACTCAAATAAGCTTTTTTTTCTTCTAAGTGTTTTATTTTTGATTTCTCAAAAGCACTTATGCCAAATAATAAAGCACACTCCACTAATACCACAATTAACAGTACAAACCAAAATCTCTCTTGTAAACCCCTTTGTTTTTGTTTTTCACCAATACTACTAAGTAAATTTATCTCTATCATGCTTTCTTCAAGGCTAAACCTAAAGCTACATCAAATAAATACTTATTATCCGTATTAAACTTTGTATCTTCTATTGTTAATGTTTCAAACGGATTCAATTTTACTACACCGATATTGAATACTGTAGCCAAATATGAAGCTACTTCGTTAATAGAACAAGCGCCGCCAGACAAAACAAAATTGTCGATATGCTGATCGGCAATAAGAGAAAAATTAAAATTCAATACATTTGATATCTCATTTTGTAAATTCATTAAATTGCTTTCAATAATGCTGATCAAATGTGTGTCTTTATTTTTTGATAATAACAAATCCAAACTTTCTGACTCTGAAATGGAAAGTTTATTTGCAATGTCTGTCACAATAGAATCTAAATTAAAATCAATATAGCTGAAATATATTGGTTTAGTGCCATTCACTAAAGCTAATTTTGTTGATTTTGCGCCAATATTAAGTATAAATACAAGCTTATCTTTTTCTGCCGTGTTTTCTAAATAAGCATTAATTGTAGAAAATATATCAACATCAACACATTCAAGCTTTAATTTTGCACCATTAAACACTTCTTTTAAAAATTCTATCTTTTCTTTCTTAGCCGCTACAATTAGTATTTCGAAGTTTTTGTTCTTTTGATCTACATTTAGAATTTGATAATTAACATTCACTTTATCAAGC
This window harbors:
- a CDS encoding type 4a pilus biogenesis protein PilO, producing MAQNKLIGKSQLSSQFSDIPQSQKIIIAVVIVIGLALIWYFSYFQGLYSKAKQLNSEITQLSEFEKKLPLEMKKYADISKKLQRYKEMLPGKEAIPKLLVDIHSTITKVGVSMNKFSPQSISTQNQNATYTTTPLQISITGTYNQIGNTFEVLSNMLRLVKVTDFSISPSSNANSNVLNVDFKAETYSLKNPDQNTKNGKAK
- a CDS encoding PilN domain-containing protein is translated as MIEINLLSSIGEKQKQRGLQERFWFVLLIVVLVECALLFGISAFEKSKIKHLEEKKAYLSNLSNKIRVIQNDEAKARQLVNTISKLETGKNLPVEILYALSSALPNNVWLSRVEKQGNTLNITASSLDIDSISLFMNNLLKEKIINEVRFNQGVTKTNVSQQNIYQFSLICALRGNYGAK
- the pilM gene encoding type IV pilus biogenesis protein PilM; this encodes MGSRNLIGLDIGSKFTKIVQLKEKSGVKFLTNAQLVSTPKEINMEDPIAMKDFLTVLATQNGLKSKPIAYALNISECIARHLTIPMVDESEIEQAVMWEAEQYIPFKLDKVNVNYQILNVDQKNKNFEILIVAAKKEKIEFLKEVFNGAKLKLECVDVDIFSTINAYLENTAEKDKLVFILNIGAKSTKLALVNGTKPIYFSYIDFNLDSIVTDIANKLSISESESLDLLLSKNKDTHLISIIESNLMNLQNEISNVLNFNFSLIADQHIDNFVLSGGACSINEVASYLATVFNIGVVKLNPFETLTIEDTKFNTDNKYLFDVALGLALKKA